Below is a genomic region from Actinoallomurus bryophytorum.
AGCAGAAGCGCCGCCCCGGCAAGCACCGGCGAGTGCACAGCCAGCGCCCACGGCGTGGCCACCCAGGCAACGATCTCGGACGCGAACCGCAGCACGGCGGGAGGCTCGTAACGAGTCGCCGCCTCGGACGCGGGGTGCTCACTTGGGGAAGACAGCGGTCTCTCCGGTTCCGTGCGGGACATTCCAGGCACGCCACAGTGTGCCGCGCGACCGACCGCCTCGCCAGCACAGGTCGTCACGCGAAGAATTCTTCCCGGTTTCGCCGCCGACGGACTCTTGCTGAAAATGACCTTTGCCGGGACGTTCTCAAACCGCATGTAATGCATTTCATGCAATAGACGGTATTTGCGGGAAAGGCACCGCTGTTCAGCGACGATGCCTCTTAGCAGGCCGCCGCCAGATTGATACCATCGCCCGGCGGGCATCGGATTGTGTGCGACCTCGCAACGAGGCCAGAAAATGCGAACCAAAAGTAAATGACTGATTTGCGGTGGGTGGCTGATCCGGCCACCGCGGTCGAGGGGCTGCCGCCAGGAGCACGGCTCCCGCGATGAAGGGAGCAGGATGTCATCCACGCTCGCCCGGCAGCTGAGACCAGCCGGACTCGCCGCATTGGTCGCGTTCGCCCTTACCTCCGCTCCGGCGTCCGCCGGGGGAAACATCGATCCTCTCTCCGCGGTGCCCGTCAAGCGCGCCTGTCCCGATCCGCCGCGGGCCGGGCAGGTGACCTGTCTGGCGCTCGTACGCACCGACGTGGTCCCCCAGCACGGCGTTCAGCCGCTGGGCAAGCCCGCCGGGCTCGGGGCGCTCGACCTGCGGAGCGCCTACAACCTGCCCGCGTCCGAAGGGCGGGGACAGACGATCGCGATCATCAACGTGTACGACGACCCGAAGGCCGAGTCCGATCTCGCCGTCTACCGGGCCCAGTACGGGCTGCCACCCTGCACCACCGCGAACGGCTGCTTCAAGAAGGTCAACGCCACCGGCGGCACCACTCTGCCGCCCCCGGACACCGGCTGGGCCGAGGAGGAGTCGCTCGACCTCGACATGGCGTCGGCGGCGTGCCCCAACTGCCACATCCTGCTCGTCGAGGCGGAACAGCCCGCCATCAGCAGCCTCGGCACCGGCGTCGACACGGCCGTGCGGATGGGCGCGAAGTACATCTCCAACAGCTACGGCGGCCCGGAGGAGTCCTCGGCCAAGGCCGCCGACTTCACCCACTTCGACCATCCCGGCGTCGCGATCACGGCCGCCTCCGGCGACGGCGGGTACGGCGTGCTGTTCCCGGCCACGTCCCCGCGCGTCACCGCGGTCGGTGGCACATCGCTCATCCGTGGCGCGGGCACGCGCGGCTGGAGCGAGACCGCCTGGAGCGGCGCGGGCTCCGGCTGCTCGGTGCACGCGGCCAAGCCGGCCTGGCAGAAGGACGCCGGGTGCCCGCGGCGTACCGTCTCCGACGTCTCCGCGGTCGCCGACCCGCGTACGGGCGTCGCCGTCTACGACACCTACGGGTTCGGCGGCTGGCAGGTCGTCGGCGGGACCAGCGCCTCGGCACCGATCATCGCCGGTGCTTACGCGCTGGCCGGTTCGCTGCCCGCCGGCGGCTACGCGGCCGCCCTCCCGTACGCCCGCCCGCAGGCGCTGAACGACGTCGTCAAGGGCAGCACCGGCAGCTGCTCCCCGGACTACCTCTGCACCGCCGGCCCAGGCTACGACGGCCCGACCGGGCTCGGCACGCCCAACGGGGTGGACGCCTTCAAGGCCACGAGGTCGCCGCTGGCCAAGGCGGACGCCCGCCTGCCCGCCACCAAGACGGGGATCCAGCGGCTCAGGGCCGGCACCGGCAGGACCCCGACCGCACCGCCCCCGGCCGGCATCGCCAACGGCGGGTTCGAGGCCGGGAACCTGTCCGGCTGGACCACTTCCGGCGTGACCGCCGTGACCAAGGACCACCCGCACAGCGGCAAGTACTCCGCGCTGGTCGGCGACCCCGACGACCCGCACAAGGGCGACTCCTCGATCCGGCAGCGTTTCGTGGCAGCCAGGAACCACCGCAGGTTGTCCCTCTGGTACAACGCGAACTGCCTGGACCGGGAGAAGTACGACTGGACGACGGCGTCGCTGAAGGACGACACGACCGGGAGCAGCCGTACCGTGCTTCCGAAGACCTGCACGCTCGACAACACCTGGCAGCACGTGAGCGCCCCGGTCGTCGGTGGCCACGCCTACACCCTCACGCTCCTGAGCCACGACGACGGTTACTTCGGCGACCCGATGTCGGCCAAGTACGACGACGTGTCACTGGACTAGGGGTGAAGGGCCAGCCCCTTGAGCGTCTTGTCGAGGGGGTTCTTCGGCCCGTAGACCGCCAGTCCCACCAGCGACAGCTCGTCGGCGGGCACGGCGCGTACGACGGCGCGGTTGGCGGCGTCGTGCCCGGTCTTGAACATGTCCTCGGTGAACACCGCGGTCTCCAGCCCGCGGCCGAGCG
It encodes:
- a CDS encoding S53 family peptidase, whose protein sequence is MSSTLARQLRPAGLAALVAFALTSAPASAGGNIDPLSAVPVKRACPDPPRAGQVTCLALVRTDVVPQHGVQPLGKPAGLGALDLRSAYNLPASEGRGQTIAIINVYDDPKAESDLAVYRAQYGLPPCTTANGCFKKVNATGGTTLPPPDTGWAEEESLDLDMASAACPNCHILLVEAEQPAISSLGTGVDTAVRMGAKYISNSYGGPEESSAKAADFTHFDHPGVAITAASGDGGYGVLFPATSPRVTAVGGTSLIRGAGTRGWSETAWSGAGSGCSVHAAKPAWQKDAGCPRRTVSDVSAVADPRTGVAVYDTYGFGGWQVVGGTSASAPIIAGAYALAGSLPAGGYAAALPYARPQALNDVVKGSTGSCSPDYLCTAGPGYDGPTGLGTPNGVDAFKATRSPLAKADARLPATKTGIQRLRAGTGRTPTAPPPAGIANGGFEAGNLSGWTTSGVTAVTKDHPHSGKYSALVGDPDDPHKGDSSIRQRFVAARNHRRLSLWYNANCLDREKYDWTTASLKDDTTGSSRTVLPKTCTLDNTWQHVSAPVVGGHAYTLTLLSHDDGYFGDPMSAKYDDVSLD